Proteins from a genomic interval of Ancylobacter polymorphus:
- a CDS encoding FAD binding domain-containing protein, which yields MKPAAFEYERPGTVDEALAFLDRRGDSAKVLAGGQSLIPMMNLRLVQFGCLIDIGRLESLRGIESADGVLHIGAMTTHNTLLNSPTIAQACPLIAEAYHEVAHHSVRNRGTLGGSLCHNDPASEMPLIMSVLGATMVVQSSNGQRQIPVEEFLQGDFTTALEPNELLVAITLPVPPKPHGYAFLEVAQRKGDFALVACAALLEVRDHLCRNVRIGYRNIGCDTVRLPVVEAMIEGRAPTAEVIAEAADAAAEASDPPADLHATSDYRRQLVRVLTQRVLARSVDRAVAS from the coding sequence ATGAAGCCTGCAGCATTCGAATATGAAAGGCCGGGGACGGTCGATGAGGCGTTGGCATTCCTGGACCGTCGCGGCGACAGTGCGAAGGTTCTCGCTGGCGGGCAAAGCCTTATCCCGATGATGAATTTGCGACTGGTTCAGTTCGGCTGCCTGATTGATATCGGCCGCCTCGAGAGCCTGCGCGGAATCGAAAGCGCCGACGGCGTGCTGCACATCGGTGCGATGACAACGCACAACACCCTGCTGAACTCTCCGACGATCGCGCAGGCCTGCCCTCTGATCGCCGAAGCCTATCATGAAGTCGCCCATCATTCCGTGCGCAATCGTGGAACGCTGGGCGGGAGCCTCTGTCACAATGATCCGGCCTCCGAGATGCCGCTGATCATGTCGGTGCTCGGGGCGACAATGGTCGTTCAGAGTTCGAACGGGCAACGGCAGATTCCGGTCGAGGAGTTCCTGCAGGGCGACTTCACGACCGCCCTGGAACCCAATGAGCTGCTGGTGGCAATCACCTTGCCGGTGCCGCCAAAGCCGCATGGCTATGCGTTCCTTGAAGTGGCGCAGCGAAAGGGCGACTTCGCCCTTGTCGCCTGCGCAGCGTTGCTGGAAGTGCGAGATCACCTGTGCCGCAACGTGCGCATCGGTTACCGGAACATCGGCTGCGACACGGTGCGCTTGCCGGTCGTTGAAGCGATGATCGAAGGGCGAGCACCCACAGCCGAGGTCATTGCAGAGGCGGCGGACGCTGCGGCCGAGGCATCGGACCCGCCAGCCGATCTCCATGCGACGTCGGACTATCGTCGCCAACTTGTCCGGGTGCTGACGCAGCGAGTGCTGGCGAGAAGCGTCGACCGTGCCGTGGCCTCATAG
- a CDS encoding IS3 family transposase (programmed frameshift), whose protein sequence is MGKANFTEDFKRDAVVQITERGYPVAEVAARLGISKYSLYEWRKRYGKSATVARDDDQAAEVRRLKRELQRVTEERDIPKKSGRVLRQGCKVKYAFMAEHRLQFSIRAMCRCLRVQPSGFYAWLKDPLSKRALEDQRQTELIRAAWSESGRVYGYRKLHDDLADMGEHCCPNRVARLTRLAGIRAQIGYRRRPGQYGGKPSLAVDNTLDRRFDTEAPDKAWVTDITYIRTHEGFAYLAVVIDLFSRRVVGWSMQVRQTTNVVLQALLAAVWRRKPKDRVLVHSDQGSQFTSLEWASFLKHHDLQPSMSRRGNCHDNAVAESFFNLLKRERIRQKVYRTRDEARRDVFDYIEMFYNPTRKHARNGMLSPIEFERRHKAKAEGV, encoded by the exons ATGGGCAAAGCGAACTTCACCGAGGACTTCAAGCGCGACGCGGTCGTTCAGATCACCGAGCGGGGCTATCCGGTTGCGGAGGTGGCTGCGCGGCTGGGGATCAGCAAGTACTCGCTCTACGAGTGGAGGAAACGGTATGGCAAGTCCGCCACCGTGGCCCGCGATGACGATCAGGCCGCTGAGGTCCGCCGGCTAAAGCGCGAGTTGCAGCGCGTCACCGAGGAGCGCGACATCC CTAAAAAAAGCGGCCGCGTACTTCGCCAAGGATGCAAAGTGAAGTACGCGTTCATGGCCGAGCATCGTCTGCAGTTTTCGATCCGCGCCATGTGTCGGTGCCTCCGCGTCCAGCCCAGCGGCTTCTACGCCTGGCTGAAGGATCCGCTGAGCAAGCGCGCGCTGGAAGACCAACGACAGACCGAGCTGATCCGGGCGGCATGGAGCGAGAGCGGCAGGGTCTATGGCTATCGCAAGCTTCACGACGACCTGGCGGACATGGGCGAGCACTGCTGTCCCAACCGGGTTGCGCGGCTGACGCGGCTTGCCGGTATCCGGGCGCAGATCGGCTACAGACGCCGCCCCGGCCAATATGGAGGCAAGCCCTCCTTGGCGGTCGACAACACGCTCGATCGCCGTTTTGACACGGAGGCGCCTGACAAGGCCTGGGTGACCGACATCACCTACATCCGCACCCACGAGGGCTTCGCCTATCTGGCGGTCGTGATCGACCTCTTCTCCCGCCGCGTCGTCGGTTGGTCCATGCAGGTCCGGCAGACGACCAACGTCGTGCTTCAGGCGCTGCTGGCCGCCGTCTGGCGACGCAAGCCGAAGGACCGTGTGCTGGTGCATTCGGATCAGGGAAGCCAGTTCACCAGCTTGGAGTGGGCTTCATTCCTGAAACACCACGACCTGCAGCCCTCGATGAGCCGTCGCGGCAACTGTCATGACAACGCCGTGGCCGAGAGCTTCTTCAACCTGCTCAAGCGCGAACGCATCCGCCAAAAGGTCTACCGCACGCGCGACGAGGCACGCCGGGACGTGTTCGATTACATCGAGATGTTCTACAACCCCACCCGGAAGCACGCACGCAACGGAATGCTGTCGCCAATCGAGTTCGAACGGCGGCACAAAGCGAAAGCCGAAGGCGTCTAG
- a CDS encoding TetR/AcrR family transcriptional regulator, producing the protein MKKAASKTDSRRRLPPAERREKILSEAISVFAENGFESSTRELAQQLGITQPLLYRYFPNKESLIREVYRAVYLDRWNVEWDQLLCDRSRPLDERLRVFYGSYTDAIFAREWMRIYLFSGLKGADINRWYIGLLEERILQRIMKEYRHLVGLDDEIPPSAEELELAWAFHSGIFYAGVREHIYELPPVQDRQRMIANTVRLFHLGIQDFYAEQALAAVTPAALKKSPKHSALSKRKVPTR; encoded by the coding sequence ATGAAGAAAGCCGCAAGCAAGACTGACAGCCGCCGCCGCCTGCCGCCCGCCGAGCGTCGAGAGAAGATCTTGTCCGAAGCCATTTCGGTCTTTGCCGAGAACGGCTTTGAAAGCAGCACGCGTGAGCTCGCGCAGCAGCTCGGCATCACCCAACCGCTGCTCTATCGTTACTTTCCCAACAAGGAGAGCCTGATTCGCGAAGTCTACAGGGCCGTTTACCTTGATCGCTGGAACGTCGAATGGGATCAGCTCCTCTGCGACCGGAGCCGGCCTCTGGACGAACGTCTGCGGGTTTTCTACGGAAGCTATACCGACGCTATTTTCGCCCGCGAATGGATGCGCATTTATCTGTTCTCCGGCTTGAAAGGCGCCGATATCAATCGCTGGTATATCGGATTGCTGGAAGAACGAATTCTTCAGCGCATCATGAAGGAGTATCGTCATCTTGTCGGGCTGGATGACGAAATCCCCCCGTCGGCGGAGGAGCTGGAACTGGCGTGGGCCTTCCACAGCGGGATCTTCTATGCCGGCGTGCGCGAACATATCTATGAGTTACCGCCGGTCCAGGATCGCCAGCGCATGATCGCCAATACGGTGCGCCTGTTCCATCTCGGTATTCAGGACTTCTATGCGGAACAGGCGTTGGCGGCCGTCACCCCGGCCGCTCTCAAGAAGTCGCCGAAGCATTCGGCTCTATCCAAGCGGAAGGTCCCCACTCGCTGA
- a CDS encoding xanthine dehydrogenase family protein molybdopterin-binding subunit has protein sequence MTTMDSARAIPPSRQRERPGQALKWIGQNMKRVEDPRIMTGNGRYVDDIDLPNMLHAAVLRSPHAHARIVSIRSEAAASLPGVVKVLTGEDLAKTTGPLPCFANPPVEQRCVAVGKVRHVGEPVVVVVAENRYVAEDALDLVEVDYESLPVISDAETALAASGDGILHPERGPTNIALQRRFKFGPADEDFANAARIVRRKLYWPRSGAQPMETVGAIGQYDSGSGKFTVYCNSSMYNYVGFTLAGSLGVPTHKLNVIPTIAGGSFGSKLFAHKVPILAASLARLCRRPVKYIEDRIDNITACDNHGSERWYEAELALDAANNMIGLRCSCIDDYGAYFQFGVGHHGNALSQITGPYKIRSVDIEITAVFSNKCQQGAYRGFGSEVSNFVIERMVDAAIDELGLDPVEFRRQNFIKQEQFPYKIPTGNLYDSGNYPAVLDKALSMLDYAGWRKKQAELRKQGRYIGIGIATCQERSVFSSTEFWMLNPEPGFALTSSPEAVSVKIDAMGKALVSLNAPFWGNSPETMATQILAELLQIDPADISITYTDTDHGLAGTGPGGSRYTVMIAGALVGAGNIIKAKLFKIAAHMLGCTVEELEMRDGKIGPRDVNTFVTIPDVALHAHMFRLSLPDDPSLTSGLDAAYTYDHPLTTMPSEDRSDLGIFYPIMGHMCHMPVIEVDVETGQVTFLDYVAVHDCGTVVNPVTLSGHVTGGTAQGIGTALLERFQYDENGQLLTASFADYLIPTVHEMPPKIRVGHVETPSPYTEFGIKGGGEGGRMGAPPAICAAIEDALRPFNVKVDAMPLPPSTLHGLIRQKQKKGED, from the coding sequence ATGACCACGATGGACAGCGCTCGCGCCATTCCTCCAAGCCGGCAGCGCGAACGCCCTGGCCAGGCGCTGAAGTGGATCGGTCAGAATATGAAGCGAGTCGAGGACCCGCGCATCATGACCGGCAACGGCCGCTATGTGGATGACATCGACCTGCCCAACATGTTGCACGCGGCCGTGTTGCGCAGCCCCCATGCTCATGCCCGTATTGTTTCGATCCGCAGCGAGGCTGCCGCCAGTCTGCCCGGCGTGGTGAAGGTGCTGACCGGCGAGGACCTTGCGAAGACGACCGGCCCGTTGCCCTGTTTTGCCAACCCTCCGGTCGAGCAACGTTGTGTCGCGGTTGGAAAGGTTCGCCATGTCGGTGAGCCCGTCGTTGTCGTCGTCGCGGAGAACCGCTACGTCGCCGAGGACGCTCTCGATCTTGTCGAGGTCGACTACGAAAGCCTGCCGGTCATATCCGATGCAGAAACCGCGCTGGCGGCAAGCGGCGACGGTATCCTTCATCCCGAGCGTGGACCGACCAACATCGCCCTGCAGCGGAGGTTCAAGTTCGGTCCGGCGGACGAGGACTTCGCCAATGCGGCCAGGATCGTCCGCCGCAAGCTCTATTGGCCGAGATCAGGCGCGCAGCCCATGGAAACGGTGGGCGCCATCGGTCAGTACGACAGCGGCAGCGGCAAGTTCACGGTCTATTGCAACAGCTCTATGTATAATTATGTCGGCTTCACGCTTGCCGGTTCTCTCGGGGTTCCCACCCACAAGCTGAATGTCATTCCGACGATCGCCGGCGGCAGCTTCGGGAGCAAGCTGTTCGCCCACAAGGTGCCGATTCTGGCCGCCTCGCTGGCGCGTCTCTGCCGCCGTCCGGTGAAATACATCGAGGATCGGATCGACAATATCACCGCGTGCGACAATCACGGCTCGGAACGTTGGTACGAGGCCGAGCTCGCGCTCGATGCGGCCAACAACATGATCGGGCTTCGCTGCTCGTGCATCGACGACTATGGAGCCTACTTCCAGTTTGGCGTTGGCCATCACGGCAATGCGCTGTCGCAGATCACCGGCCCCTATAAGATCCGATCTGTCGATATCGAGATCACCGCGGTGTTCTCGAATAAGTGCCAGCAGGGTGCCTATCGCGGATTTGGTTCGGAAGTGTCCAATTTCGTCATCGAGCGAATGGTCGACGCCGCCATCGATGAACTCGGTCTCGATCCCGTCGAGTTTCGTCGACAGAACTTCATCAAGCAGGAACAGTTTCCCTACAAGATTCCGACCGGGAATCTCTACGACAGTGGCAATTATCCCGCGGTGCTCGACAAGGCACTCAGCATGCTTGACTATGCCGGCTGGCGGAAAAAGCAGGCGGAGTTACGCAAGCAGGGCCGTTACATCGGCATCGGCATCGCCACCTGCCAGGAGCGCAGCGTTTTCAGCTCGACCGAATTCTGGATGCTGAATCCGGAGCCGGGTTTCGCGCTGACGAGTTCGCCGGAGGCGGTCAGCGTCAAGATCGATGCCATGGGCAAGGCACTTGTCTCGCTCAACGCTCCCTTCTGGGGCAACAGTCCGGAGACGATGGCGACCCAGATTCTCGCCGAGCTGCTCCAGATTGATCCTGCAGACATCAGCATCACTTATACCGATACCGATCATGGCCTTGCCGGCACAGGGCCGGGCGGCAGCCGTTACACGGTGATGATCGCGGGTGCACTTGTGGGGGCCGGCAATATCATTAAGGCGAAGCTCTTCAAGATCGCCGCACATATGCTTGGCTGCACAGTCGAGGAACTCGAAATGCGAGACGGCAAGATCGGCCCCCGGGACGTCAACACGTTCGTCACCATCCCGGATGTCGCGCTTCACGCCCACATGTTTCGACTGTCTCTTCCCGACGATCCAAGCCTGACCAGCGGCCTCGATGCTGCCTACACCTACGATCACCCGCTCACCACCATGCCCTCGGAGGATCGATCCGACCTCGGCATCTTCTATCCGATCATGGGCCATATGTGTCATATGCCGGTCATCGAGGTCGACGTCGAAACCGGGCAGGTCACGTTCCTGGACTATGTCGCGGTCCATGACTGCGGAACCGTGGTCAATCCGGTGACCTTGAGCGGGCATGTGACCGGCGGTACCGCCCAGGGCATCGGCACGGCGCTGCTCGAACGCTTCCAGTATGATGAGAACGGTCAGCTGCTGACCGCCTCTTTCGCCGACTACCTCATTCCGACCGTTCACGAGATGCCGCCGAAAATCCGCGTGGGGCACGTGGAGACGCCATCTCCTTATACCGAATTCGGTATCAAGGGAGGCGGTGAAGGAGGACGCATGGGCGCGCCACCGGCGATCTGCGCCGCCATCGAGGACGCGCTACGGCCTTTCAACGTAAAGGTCGATGCGATGCCGTTGCCGCCAAGCACGCTGCATGGCCTGATACGACAAAAACAGAAAAAGGGAGAAGACTGA
- a CDS encoding SRPBCC family protein gives MELTGQARIEAPREVVWAALNEPEVLRRAIPGCEELERDGEDGFAAKVVLKVGPIKATFGGRVSLSDIQAPDSYVIIGEGQGGIAGFAKGRAFVCLHEESDDVTLLRYEVKADVGGKIAQLGARLLDSTAKKISAQFFGAFADIVTNKQSEMTQ, from the coding sequence ATGGAACTCACTGGTCAGGCTCGCATCGAGGCGCCACGAGAAGTGGTCTGGGCGGCCCTAAACGAACCCGAGGTTCTGCGACGGGCGATTCCGGGCTGCGAGGAGCTGGAGCGCGATGGCGAGGATGGGTTCGCCGCCAAGGTCGTGCTGAAGGTCGGGCCCATCAAGGCAACCTTCGGCGGCCGGGTAAGCCTCAGTGATATTCAAGCACCCGATAGTTATGTAATCATCGGGGAGGGACAGGGCGGGATTGCAGGTTTCGCCAAGGGGCGCGCCTTTGTGTGCCTCCATGAAGAGTCCGATGATGTCACGCTCCTGCGCTATGAAGTGAAGGCGGATGTCGGTGGCAAGATAGCCCAGTTGGGCGCACGACTATTGGATTCGACTGCCAAGAAGATCTCGGCACAGTTCTTCGGCGCGTTCGCGGATATTGTCACGAATAAACAGAGTGAAATGACGCAGTAG
- a CDS encoding SDR family NAD(P)-dependent oxidoreductase, whose protein sequence is MTSDVDVLANFHLGGRRALVTGAGRGLGRAIADALAMAGADVTLCARSADQIHHACDELCGKGLIARPLVSDVTDIRDFGRSVAALPAFDIFVNNAGTNRPKPLSDVTEEDYDAVMDLNLKSAIFAAQAVSRGMANGGIRGSIINMSSQMGHVGAANRTIYCASKWAIEGFTKALAIELGPVGIRVNSIGPTFIETPMTKPFLEKEEQRREIVSKIKLGRLGQLSDVVGAAIFLASEASSLMTGSSLVIDGGWTAG, encoded by the coding sequence ATGACGAGCGATGTTGATGTGCTGGCGAACTTCCATCTAGGCGGAAGACGCGCCTTGGTCACCGGAGCTGGACGCGGCCTAGGTCGGGCCATCGCCGACGCGTTGGCGATGGCAGGTGCCGATGTGACGCTCTGCGCACGATCCGCCGATCAGATCCATCACGCATGCGACGAATTGTGCGGGAAGGGTCTCATTGCGCGTCCGCTGGTTTCGGACGTGACCGACATCAGGGACTTTGGCCGTTCGGTCGCAGCGTTGCCGGCATTCGATATCTTTGTGAACAATGCCGGCACCAACCGGCCCAAGCCGCTCAGCGACGTCACCGAGGAAGACTATGACGCGGTGATGGATCTGAACCTGAAGTCCGCGATCTTTGCGGCTCAGGCCGTCAGCCGCGGCATGGCGAATGGTGGCATCCGCGGGTCCATCATCAACATGTCGTCGCAGATGGGCCACGTCGGTGCAGCAAACAGGACGATCTACTGCGCGTCCAAATGGGCGATCGAGGGGTTCACCAAGGCGCTCGCCATCGAGCTCGGCCCGGTCGGGATTCGCGTCAACTCGATCGGTCCGACCTTTATCGAAACGCCGATGACGAAGCCCTTCCTTGAGAAGGAGGAGCAGCGGCGCGAGATCGTGTCCAAAATAAAGCTCGGGCGGCTCGGCCAGCTCTCCGATGTGGTCGGTGCGGCCATCTTCCTCGCGTCGGAGGCTTCTTCGTTGATGACGGGCAGCTCGCTCGTTATCGATGGTGGATGGACAGCCGGCTGA
- a CDS encoding DUF2274 domain-containing protein, which yields MARLKLGPILNEKPVKVSVELPAQVHRDLIAYAEVLARQTGQPVDDPTKLIAPMVEHFIATDREFARVRRGEDRQPHRSTAQPTPSS from the coding sequence ATGGCCAGGTTGAAACTTGGGCCCATCCTCAACGAAAAGCCGGTCAAAGTGTCGGTCGAACTACCGGCTCAGGTTCACCGCGACCTGATAGCTTATGCCGAGGTGCTGGCACGGCAGACCGGTCAGCCGGTCGATGATCCGACAAAGCTCATCGCCCCCATGGTCGAGCACTTCATTGCAACGGATAGAGAGTTCGCCAGGGTTCGACGGGGCGAAGACCGCCAGCCGCACCGGTCAACGGCGCAGCCGACACCGTCGTCATAG
- a CDS encoding TrbI/VirB10 family protein, whose amino-acid sequence MSSNDTSGEMPLEGPKTDHVAAMRLRPEPPRVTRLSRKVLAGAGLVAGLGLGATLIYALQGRDKGTAGEELYSTENRSQADGLAGLPRDYTGPILGPPLPGDLGRPILSAQNRGQPVVPPTLQPPPFDPEQQRRFAEQEAARTSRVFFQSTTASMGAAVGTLPSMSAAGGADALGGTPAQDRQLAFLNAAVDRRVVASDRVMAPVSPFVLQAGAVISAALITGIRSDLPGQVTAQVTENVYDSPTGGALIIPQGTRIVGQYDNNIGFGQKRVLLVWSRLIFPNGRSIVLERQPGADAQGYAGLEDGVDMHWWDLAKAVGLSTLLSVGTELAMDDEDELIQAIQSGAQDTINDAGPQIIRRQLQVAPTLTIRPGFPVRVMVTRDLVLEPFGG is encoded by the coding sequence ATGAGCAGCAACGACACGAGTGGCGAGATGCCGCTTGAAGGCCCGAAGACGGACCATGTCGCGGCGATGCGGCTTCGTCCTGAGCCGCCGCGCGTTACACGTCTCTCACGCAAGGTGCTTGCTGGTGCGGGTCTGGTTGCCGGCCTCGGCCTCGGCGCCACATTGATCTACGCGCTGCAAGGTCGCGACAAGGGGACTGCTGGCGAGGAGCTGTATTCCACCGAGAACCGCTCACAAGCCGATGGTCTCGCGGGTCTCCCGCGTGATTACACCGGCCCGATCCTAGGCCCGCCGTTGCCTGGCGATCTCGGCCGGCCAATCCTGAGCGCCCAGAACCGTGGCCAGCCAGTCGTGCCGCCGACTCTACAGCCGCCGCCGTTCGATCCCGAACAGCAGCGCCGCTTTGCTGAACAGGAGGCGGCCCGCACCAGCCGGGTGTTCTTCCAGAGCACGACGGCTTCTATGGGAGCAGCCGTTGGCACCTTACCCAGCATGTCGGCCGCTGGAGGTGCGGACGCTCTAGGAGGCACACCGGCACAGGATCGTCAACTGGCCTTTCTCAATGCCGCCGTCGATCGCCGCGTTGTCGCCAGCGATCGCGTTATGGCGCCGGTATCGCCTTTTGTGTTGCAGGCCGGCGCCGTGATCTCCGCCGCGCTCATCACCGGGATCCGCTCTGATCTGCCGGGACAGGTCACCGCGCAGGTGACCGAGAATGTCTACGACAGCCCGACCGGAGGCGCGCTCATTATTCCCCAGGGCACAAGGATCGTCGGCCAGTACGACAACAATATCGGCTTCGGCCAGAAGCGTGTCCTGCTGGTGTGGAGTCGGCTGATCTTCCCAAATGGCCGGTCCATCGTGCTCGAGCGCCAGCCCGGCGCAGACGCCCAGGGCTATGCCGGTCTTGAGGACGGCGTCGACATGCATTGGTGGGACCTCGCCAAGGCGGTCGGTCTGTCGACGCTGCTCTCCGTCGGCACCGAGCTCGCTATGGACGACGAGGACGAACTGATCCAGGCCATCCAAAGCGGCGCGCAGGACACCATCAATGACGCGGGGCCGCAGATCATCCGCCGGCAGTTGCAGGTCGCGCCGACGCTGACGATCCGGCCGGGTTTTCCGGTGCGCGTCATGGTCACTCGCGACCTCGTTCTCGAACCCTTTGGAGGCTGA
- a CDS encoding (2Fe-2S)-binding protein gives MSKCQISVTVNGQRHERLVEPRLLLTDFLRHELSLPGTHVGCEHGVCGACTVLVDGKATRSCLCFAVQLDGQSVETVESLGTAEELHPIQQAFWEKHGLQCGFCTPGMIMSAAELLRGNSNPAREDILEAIGGNLCRCTGYQNIVASIERAAEIMRAGAAHGEKAA, from the coding sequence ATGTCGAAATGCCAGATTTCCGTAACTGTTAACGGGCAACGCCACGAGCGTCTCGTCGAGCCGCGATTGCTGCTCACCGACTTTCTGAGGCATGAGCTGAGCCTTCCCGGTACGCATGTTGGATGCGAGCATGGCGTGTGCGGAGCCTGCACCGTCCTGGTCGACGGCAAGGCGACCCGTTCCTGCTTGTGCTTCGCCGTCCAGCTCGACGGGCAGTCGGTGGAAACGGTCGAGTCGCTGGGGACAGCCGAGGAATTGCACCCCATCCAGCAGGCATTCTGGGAAAAGCATGGCCTGCAGTGCGGCTTCTGCACGCCCGGCATGATCATGAGCGCCGCCGAGTTGCTGCGCGGCAACAGCAATCCCGCCCGCGAGGATATCCTTGAGGCCATCGGCGGCAATCTCTGCCGCTGCACGGGTTACCAGAACATTGTCGCATCCATCGAGCGCGCCGCAGAAATCATGCGCGCGGGTGCCGCCCACGGGGAGAAAGCAGCATGA
- a CDS encoding cyclase family protein: MSFDRQAIYDAANEVSNWGRWGEDDQIGTLNNIEPSDVIAAGRLIRKGRTFSLALSLKEPIQSGLFGGRWNPIHTMLATGTDAVAGNQDAPGPYLRYADDAINMPCQASTQWDALCHIFLDDKMYNGYDAGLVDAKGARKLGIEHVRDKMVGRGVLLDIARFKGLSSLADGYAITSADLDACATSQNVEIRKGDFVIVRTGHQERCLASGSWEGYAGGDAPGLGFETCFWLRNKDVAAICTDTWGCEVRPNETKDANQPWHWVVIPAMGISMGEIFYVKELAEDCAQDKVYEFFFVAPPLHLPGGAGSPINPQAIK; this comes from the coding sequence ATGAGCTTCGATCGTCAGGCGATCTACGACGCGGCAAATGAGGTTTCCAACTGGGGGCGCTGGGGCGAAGACGACCAGATCGGCACGCTGAACAACATCGAGCCGTCCGATGTGATCGCGGCTGGCCGGTTGATCCGCAAGGGCCGAACGTTCTCCCTCGCCCTCTCGCTCAAGGAGCCGATACAATCCGGGCTGTTCGGAGGACGCTGGAATCCGATCCACACCATGCTGGCCACCGGAACCGATGCCGTCGCCGGCAACCAGGATGCTCCCGGGCCTTATCTGCGGTACGCGGACGACGCCATAAACATGCCGTGCCAAGCGTCCACCCAATGGGACGCGCTCTGCCACATCTTTCTCGACGACAAGATGTACAATGGCTACGATGCTGGGCTCGTCGATGCGAAGGGTGCAAGAAAGCTCGGTATCGAGCATGTGCGCGACAAGATGGTCGGGCGCGGCGTCCTTCTCGACATCGCCCGCTTCAAGGGCCTGTCCTCGCTGGCGGATGGCTACGCGATCACCAGCGCCGACCTCGATGCCTGCGCGACGAGCCAGAATGTGGAGATCCGCAAGGGTGACTTCGTGATCGTGCGCACCGGACACCAAGAGCGCTGTCTCGCGTCCGGGAGCTGGGAGGGGTACGCCGGCGGAGACGCTCCGGGCCTGGGTTTCGAAACGTGCTTCTGGCTGCGGAACAAGGACGTCGCTGCAATCTGTACCGACACATGGGGCTGCGAGGTGCGGCCGAACGAGACCAAAGACGCCAATCAGCCCTGGCATTGGGTCGTCATTCCGGCGATGGGAATCTCGATGGGCGAGATCTTCTACGTGAAGGAACTGGCCGAGGATTGTGCGCAGGACAAAGTCTATGAATTCTTCTTCGTGGCTCCGCCTCTGCATCTGCCCGGCGGTGCCGGCTCGCCGATCAATCCCCAAGCTATCAAGTGA
- a CDS encoding CoA transferase: MYRLLSDLTVIECASFIAGPLCGLQLSQCGAEVIRIDPIQGGPDANRWPISAEGRSFYWEGLNKGKKSVALDLSRPEGRELALALITAPAPSSGLFVTNYPVEGFLSHARLAARRSDLITVRIMGWNDGQSAVDYTVNAAVGVPFMTGEATDANEPVNHVLPAWDIATASYAAFIMMVAERQRRAGMGGQEFRVPLSDVAISTLSHLGNVAEVSSGADRERVGNDLFGAFGRNFHCRDGRQVMVVAITPRQWTGLATALDIAAPVAALEAELNVSFAADEGARFVHRERLVPLVADAICARAYGDVTAAFESNNVCWGPYATLKDAVATDPRLVGANPIFAEIEQPSGHSYPAAGATFTAPGMPRHAATRAPLLGEHTDEVLTSLLGLSSGEIGRLHDQKLVK, encoded by the coding sequence ATGTACCGTCTCCTTTCAGACCTAACAGTCATCGAATGCGCCTCCTTCATTGCCGGGCCTCTGTGCGGATTGCAGCTTAGCCAGTGCGGCGCGGAGGTCATCCGCATCGACCCCATTCAGGGCGGCCCGGATGCCAACCGGTGGCCCATTTCGGCCGAGGGGCGCAGCTTCTATTGGGAAGGCCTGAACAAGGGGAAGAAGTCGGTCGCGCTCGATCTCAGCCGCCCGGAAGGGCGCGAACTGGCGCTCGCGCTCATAACCGCGCCGGCACCCTCCAGCGGCCTGTTCGTGACGAATTACCCGGTGGAGGGCTTTCTCTCGCATGCCCGCCTCGCCGCGCGGCGCAGCGACCTGATCACGGTGCGCATCATGGGCTGGAACGACGGGCAGAGCGCCGTCGATTACACCGTGAACGCGGCGGTGGGCGTCCCGTTCATGACGGGGGAAGCTACCGACGCGAACGAACCAGTGAACCATGTCCTGCCGGCATGGGACATCGCAACCGCCTCCTATGCTGCCTTCATCATGATGGTGGCGGAGCGGCAAAGGCGTGCAGGTATGGGCGGCCAAGAGTTTCGCGTTCCGCTCTCTGACGTCGCCATTTCCACCCTCTCGCATCTGGGCAACGTTGCCGAGGTCAGCAGCGGCGCCGACCGGGAGCGGGTGGGCAACGATCTGTTCGGCGCCTTTGGCCGGAACTTCCACTGCCGAGATGGGCGTCAGGTCATGGTGGTGGCCATTACGCCCCGGCAATGGACCGGGCTGGCGACCGCACTGGACATCGCCGCTCCCGTCGCGGCCTTGGAAGCCGAGTTGAACGTCTCGTTCGCCGCGGATGAAGGCGCACGGTTCGTCCACCGCGAGCGGCTTGTCCCGCTGGTCGCCGACGCCATCTGTGCGCGCGCCTATGGCGATGTGACGGCCGCCTTCGAGAGCAACAATGTATGCTGGGGCCCCTATGCCACATTGAAGGATGCCGTCGCCACCGACCCGCGGCTGGTGGGCGCCAATCCGATCTTCGCGGAGATAGAGCAGCCCAGCGGCCACAGCTACCCGGCTGCGGGCGCTACCTTCACCGCCCCCGGAATGCCGCGTCATGCGGCCACGAGGGCACCGCTTCTTGGCGAACATACCGACGAAGTGCTCACGAGCCTCCTCGGCCTGTCATCTGGCGAAATCGGCCGCCTGCATGACCAGAAGCTCGTCAAGTAG